In a genomic window of Pseudoxanthomonas indica:
- the thrC gene encoding threonine synthase — MNFISTRHAAPAASLSQAIAAGLAPDGGLYVPETLPAAQTLAAGADLAGSASAALQPFFAGDPLGNELPAICREAFDFDVPLLPLATAGDYVLELFHGPTAAFKDVGARFLAACLARLRRDSDTPLTILVATSGDTGAAVAAAFHKQPGLRVVVLYPDGRVSPRQAHQLGCFGDNITALRVAGTFDDCQAMVKQALNDEALQQQVPMSSANSISLGRLLPQMTYYVHAAGQHHAQTGRVLNFVIPTGNLGNAMAAILARELGAPIGRIVLATNANRVLPDYFAGGEYTPRTSVATIANAMDVGAPSNFERLRWLYRGDDKALRAAFTAVTVDDATIRATIAQRHADYGETFCPHTATAVHVLATLRDQGEGGDWAVAATAHPAKFESIVEPLIGSGVEVPPALAHLLGRPAHAEPLAADYQALRARLLALS; from the coding sequence ATGAACTTCATCTCCACCCGACACGCGGCTCCGGCCGCTTCCCTGAGCCAGGCCATCGCGGCGGGCTTGGCGCCTGATGGCGGCCTGTACGTGCCGGAAACCCTGCCCGCAGCGCAAACACTTGCGGCAGGCGCTGACCTGGCCGGTTCCGCCAGCGCCGCCTTGCAGCCTTTCTTTGCCGGCGATCCATTGGGCAACGAGCTGCCGGCCATTTGCCGCGAGGCATTCGACTTCGATGTGCCGCTGCTGCCGTTGGCGACGGCCGGCGATTACGTGCTCGAACTCTTCCATGGCCCCACCGCGGCATTCAAGGATGTGGGCGCACGCTTCCTCGCGGCCTGCCTGGCGCGCCTGCGTCGCGACAGCGACACCCCGCTGACGATCCTGGTGGCCACCTCCGGCGACACCGGCGCGGCCGTGGCCGCTGCCTTCCACAAACAGCCGGGATTGCGTGTGGTGGTGCTGTATCCGGATGGCCGCGTTTCGCCGCGACAGGCGCACCAGTTGGGATGCTTCGGCGACAACATCACCGCCCTGCGCGTGGCCGGCACCTTTGACGACTGCCAGGCCATGGTCAAACAGGCGCTCAACGACGAAGCGCTGCAACAGCAGGTGCCGATGAGTTCGGCCAACAGCATCAGCCTGGGTCGGCTGCTGCCCCAGATGACCTACTACGTGCATGCCGCCGGCCAACATCATGCGCAGACGGGCAGGGTGCTGAACTTCGTCATTCCCACCGGCAACCTGGGCAATGCCATGGCGGCGATTCTGGCGCGCGAGCTGGGTGCGCCGATTGGCCGCATCGTGCTGGCCACCAATGCCAATCGTGTATTGCCCGATTACTTCGCCGGCGGCGAGTACACGCCGCGCACCAGCGTGGCCACCATCGCCAATGCGATGGACGTGGGCGCGCCGAGCAACTTCGAACGCCTGCGCTGGCTCTATCGCGGCGATGACAAGGCATTGCGAGCGGCGTTCACCGCGGTCACCGTGGACGACGCCACGATTCGCGCCACCATCGCGCAGCGTCATGCCGACTACGGCGAGACGTTCTGCCCGCATACCGCCACCGCCGTGCATGTACTGGCGACATTGCGCGATCAGGGCGAAGGCGGCGACTGGGCCGTGGCGGCGACGGCGCACCCGGCCAAGTTCGAAAGCATCGTCGAGCCGTTGATTGGCAGCGGCGTGGAGGTGCCGCCGGCGCTGGCGCACCTGCTGGGACGGCCCGCGCACGCTGAACCGCTGGCGGCCGACTACCAGGCCTTGCGGGCGCGCCTGCTGGCGTTATCCTGA
- a CDS encoding L,D-transpeptidase has translation MNLATALACLLIPAGLVPAGIVMAQAQVSSGLNALDVRDLKPGQFIWAPQVAPEGPVVLVVSLDEQRAYAYRNGMAIGVSTISSGKPGKDTPTGVFTILQKNKDHRSNLYNNAPMPYMQRLTWDGIALHGGSLPGYPASHGCVRLPQAFAEKLFAITRHGDTVVVANAKAAPASVVHPAVLAPVTQTGQVHGRTFDEYEVFWDEAAPATGPLSILVSLYDNRVSVLRNGVLIGSAPLQKVNDVALHGSVLLVMTTEMEDIPSFLDKGQRQHRWVAHRVLGEEGVEMPSLAQLSSAYWVPDAFSRKLYAILQPGTTVLISDLPGVRGTTAERATEPVLESAP, from the coding sequence ATGAACCTTGCTACTGCGCTCGCGTGTCTGTTGATCCCGGCCGGACTTGTTCCGGCCGGGATCGTCATGGCGCAGGCGCAGGTGTCCAGTGGCCTGAACGCGCTCGATGTCCGCGATCTGAAGCCGGGGCAGTTCATCTGGGCGCCGCAGGTGGCGCCCGAGGGTCCGGTGGTGCTGGTGGTCAGCCTGGACGAACAACGGGCCTACGCGTACCGCAACGGCATGGCGATTGGCGTGAGCACCATCAGTTCCGGCAAGCCGGGCAAGGACACGCCCACCGGCGTGTTCACGATTCTGCAGAAGAACAAGGACCACCGCTCCAACCTCTACAACAATGCGCCGATGCCCTACATGCAGCGGCTCACCTGGGACGGTATCGCACTGCACGGTGGCAGCCTGCCGGGTTATCCGGCCTCGCATGGCTGCGTGCGTCTGCCGCAGGCGTTTGCCGAAAAGCTGTTCGCCATCACCCGCCATGGCGACACCGTGGTGGTGGCCAACGCCAAGGCCGCGCCGGCCAGCGTCGTGCACCCGGCGGTGCTGGCCCCGGTCACCCAGACCGGCCAGGTGCACGGCCGGACGTTCGATGAGTACGAAGTGTTCTGGGACGAGGCGGCGCCTGCCACGGGCCCATTGAGCATTCTGGTGAGCCTGTACGACAACCGTGTCTCGGTGTTGCGCAATGGCGTGCTGATTGGCTCGGCGCCGCTGCAGAAGGTCAATGACGTGGCGCTGCATGGCAGCGTGCTGCTGGTGATGACCACCGAGATGGAAGACATCCCGAGCTTCCTGGACAAGGGCCAGCGCCAGCATCGCTGGGTGGCCCATCGGGTGTTGGGCGAGGAAGGCGTGGAGATGCCGTCGCTGGCGCAATTGAGCAGCGCCTACTGGGTCCCCGACGCGTTTTCGCGCAAGCTGTATGCCATACTGCAACCCGGCACGACCGTATTGATTTCGGATTTGCCCGGGGTTCGCGGAACCACAGCCGAACGCGCGACCGAACCGGTCTTGGAATCCGCGCCGTAA
- a CDS encoding murein L,D-transpeptidase catalytic domain family protein — protein sequence MSLVRVLLIPATLALTATLIPSLRAQSLVDTPLVDRLARTAPKLDRKVLGLATQALSCSLRRGDRLPPTLSVIDYSRPSTQPRLWVFDLAQSRLLFEEWVAHGRNTGENLASKFSNRNGSFMSSLGAFRTQESYVGNNGYSLRLEGLEPGYNDQARSRAIVMHGAPYVSEVLIRQQGRLGRSLGCPAVRQSVAKPLIDTIRGGSFVFAYYPDQDWLRHSRLLTTDCGGAGVTAASTASVHSSP from the coding sequence ATGTCTCTAGTACGCGTCCTGCTGATTCCAGCCACCCTGGCGTTGACCGCCACCCTGATTCCCTCGCTTCGCGCTCAGTCGCTGGTCGACACGCCGCTGGTCGATCGACTGGCGCGCACGGCGCCCAAACTGGATCGCAAGGTGCTTGGCCTGGCCACGCAGGCGCTGTCGTGCAGCCTGCGCCGTGGTGATCGCCTGCCACCGACCTTGAGCGTGATTGATTACTCGCGTCCTTCCACCCAGCCGCGGCTGTGGGTCTTCGATCTGGCGCAGTCACGCCTGCTGTTTGAAGAATGGGTGGCGCATGGCCGCAATACCGGCGAAAACCTCGCCAGCAAGTTTTCCAATCGCAACGGCAGTTTCATGTCCAGCCTGGGCGCATTCCGCACCCAGGAATCCTATGTGGGCAACAACGGTTACTCGCTACGCCTGGAAGGTCTGGAGCCGGGGTACAACGACCAGGCGCGTTCGCGCGCCATCGTCATGCACGGCGCGCCCTATGTGAGCGAAGTGCTGATCCGCCAGCAAGGACGCCTCGGCCGCAGCCTGGGCTGTCCGGCCGTGCGCCAGTCCGTGGCCAAGCCGCTGATTGACACCATCCGGGGCGGCTCGTTCGTGTTCGCCTACTATCCGGATCAGGACTGGCTGCGCCATTCACGCCTGCTGACCACCGATTGCGGTGGCGCCGGAGTGACCGCGGCCAGCACCGCCAGCGTTCATTCCAGCCCCTAG
- a CDS encoding OsmC family protein, producing MSENPRLTVTLQQEQDFQFRVHFDGTAITDLLTDESEPLGQGLGPSPSLMLTTAIANCLSASLLFALRKFKNQPGPLVTTATTELVRNEQGRLRIGHVQVDIQLAEAAAAHASLERILAQFENFCTVTESVRHGVDVAVSIRDAEGVQLHGVARLGEAAGAAG from the coding sequence ATGTCCGAGAATCCGCGCCTGACCGTCACCTTGCAGCAGGAACAGGATTTCCAGTTCCGCGTCCACTTCGACGGCACGGCGATCACGGATTTGCTGACCGACGAAAGCGAGCCGCTGGGGCAGGGCCTGGGCCCCAGTCCCAGCCTGATGTTGACCACGGCGATCGCCAATTGCCTGTCGGCCAGCCTGTTGTTCGCCCTGCGCAAGTTCAAGAACCAGCCCGGGCCGCTGGTCACCACGGCCACCACGGAACTGGTCCGCAACGAGCAGGGACGCCTGCGGATCGGGCATGTCCAGGTCGACATCCAGTTGGCGGAAGCCGCTGCCGCACACGCATCGCTGGAGCGCATCCTGGCCCAGTTCGAGAACTTCTGTACGGTCACCGAAAGCGTTCGCCATGGCGTGGATGTCGCGGTCAGCATCCGCGATGCCGAAGGCGTGCAGCTGCATGGCGTGGCCCGCCTGGGTGAGGCCGCGGGCGCCGCGGGCTGA
- a CDS encoding LacI family DNA-binding transcriptional regulator: protein MIGPSFFHATVAVTAPIKGKATSLDIAHLAGVSQPTVSRALRGSPMVNEETRRRIQAIAAQLNYKVDKNASNLRRQHSGTIALLFFEDPTPDDSQINPFFLSMLGSITRACAMQSYDLLISFQQLSTNWQADYEDSNKADGLILLGYGDYLEAQSRLEQLVQQGTHFVRWGAVLPGQPGISIGCDNFQGGHDITTHLIGQGRCDIAFLGHASNHYPEFFERYRGYAQALQQAGSPAQPSLQVDAVTSEQSGYEAVQELLRRKVRFNAIFAASDLIAIGAMKALHEQGRRVPEDVAVAGFDDIPLAAFVNPGLSTVQQDTKLAGQILVQSLLQLIDGEPVESRTIPVKLTLRGSTGAS from the coding sequence ATGATCGGCCCTTCCTTCTTCCACGCCACGGTTGCCGTGACAGCACCGATCAAAGGCAAGGCCACTTCGCTGGATATCGCCCACCTGGCGGGCGTCTCCCAGCCGACGGTATCGCGCGCGTTGCGTGGCAGCCCGATGGTCAACGAAGAGACGCGTCGACGCATCCAGGCCATTGCGGCGCAGCTGAATTACAAGGTCGACAAGAACGCCTCCAATCTGCGGCGCCAGCATTCGGGCACGATCGCGCTGCTGTTCTTCGAAGATCCGACCCCGGATGACTCGCAGATCAATCCGTTCTTCCTGTCGATGCTGGGCTCGATCACCCGCGCCTGCGCCATGCAGTCCTACGACCTGCTGATCTCGTTCCAACAGCTGTCGACCAACTGGCAGGCTGACTATGAAGACAGCAACAAAGCCGACGGCCTGATCCTGCTGGGCTATGGCGATTACCTGGAAGCGCAGTCGCGGCTGGAGCAACTGGTGCAGCAGGGCACGCATTTCGTGCGCTGGGGCGCCGTGCTGCCGGGGCAGCCCGGCATCTCCATTGGTTGCGACAATTTCCAGGGCGGCCACGACATCACCACGCATCTGATTGGGCAGGGGCGTTGCGACATCGCTTTCCTCGGACACGCCTCGAACCACTATCCCGAGTTCTTCGAACGCTATCGCGGCTACGCGCAGGCCTTGCAGCAGGCCGGCAGTCCGGCGCAGCCATCTTTGCAGGTGGACGCGGTGACCAGCGAGCAATCCGGATACGAGGCGGTGCAGGAACTACTGCGGCGCAAAGTGCGTTTCAACGCCATCTTCGCTGCCAGTGACCTGATCGCCATTGGCGCGATGAAGGCCTTGCACGAGCAGGGCAGGCGCGTCCCGGAGGACGTGGCCGTCGCCGGATTCGATGACATCCCGCTGGCGGCGTTCGTCAATCCCGGCCTGTCCACGGTCCAGCAGGACACCAAGCTGGCCGGCCAGATCCTGGTCCAGAGCCTGCTGCAGCTGATCGATGGCGAGCCGGTGGAAAGCCGCACCATCCCGGTCAAGCTGACCTTGCGCGGGTCTACGGGCGCGAGCTGA
- a CDS encoding TonB-dependent siderophore receptor, protein MSLIASGRRPAARPLFLAVHAALAASLFVSSVQAAEGPVDDAKNLDAVQVLAPIARSTGTATKTDTPIREIPQSVSVITSRQMSDRGISGVEQAVWYTAGAQGGGYGFDTRSDWMLVRGFAPARYLDGLALSEGSGTSITRTEPYGLEQVEVLKGPASVNYGAMPPGGMVNYVSKRPTEDTLREIEATVGSDDLRQLAFDFGGKLNDSGTLLYRLTGLARNSDSPVEFIHDDRYYFAPALTWKPDDANELTVLARYQKADTKAGAGFLPIDGTLRPNPNGKIRADLYTGEPNANDYVKTMKSIGYDFRHDFGGGTAFNQNVRVGQSEIDPNVVVGAFGLLADQRSLYRYLWSTSEEEKNIGIDNNLQWNFSSGRLTHSVLAGIDFRRYENTYFTNFDFGGGTTLDVFNPVYGSLPNLRPTLRPQDGTTQTQRLVGLYAQDQIKIDKWVVTFGARQDFVGTDTRNAAGRRHQSDEELSGRVGVNYLLDNGLAPYIGYSQSFQPTVGTDAQGRAFVPTTGDQIEAGLKFQPANGKVLATIAVYELTQQNNPVVDPNNTLFTFQVGETKVRGAELEGRWNVGQGLSVYGAYAYLDSEVTETLDPQALGKQVPLQPKHSASLGGDYTLTTGALAGLGFAAGVRYTGDHYGDAYNLWQTPSYTLFDASVHYDFGNWRLQVNAQNLGDKEYISACNSAAWCYYGYPRTVTATARFAW, encoded by the coding sequence ATGTCGCTGATTGCTTCCGGACGTCGCCCCGCTGCCCGTCCGCTGTTCCTTGCCGTGCACGCCGCCCTCGCGGCTTCGCTTTTCGTCTCCAGCGTGCAGGCGGCGGAAGGGCCGGTCGATGACGCCAAGAACCTGGACGCGGTGCAGGTGCTGGCGCCGATCGCGCGCAGCACCGGTACCGCGACCAAGACCGATACGCCGATTCGCGAGATTCCGCAGTCGGTGTCGGTCATCACCAGCCGGCAGATGAGCGACCGTGGCATCAGCGGCGTCGAGCAGGCGGTGTGGTACACGGCCGGCGCGCAGGGGGGCGGCTACGGTTTCGATACCCGCAGCGACTGGATGCTGGTGCGCGGCTTTGCCCCGGCGCGCTATCTGGACGGCCTGGCGCTGTCGGAAGGCTCCGGCACCAGCATTACCCGCACCGAACCCTATGGTCTGGAGCAGGTCGAAGTGCTGAAGGGGCCTGCCTCGGTCAACTACGGCGCGATGCCCCCGGGCGGCATGGTCAATTACGTCAGCAAGCGTCCGACCGAGGACACCCTGCGCGAAATCGAAGCCACCGTCGGCAGCGACGATCTGCGCCAGCTGGCGTTCGACTTCGGCGGCAAGCTCAATGACAGCGGCACGCTGCTGTATCGCCTCACCGGCCTGGCACGCAATAGCGACAGCCCGGTCGAGTTCATCCATGACGATCGCTACTACTTCGCACCGGCGCTGACCTGGAAGCCGGATGACGCCAACGAGCTGACCGTGCTGGCGCGCTACCAGAAGGCCGATACCAAGGCCGGCGCCGGCTTCCTGCCCATCGATGGCACGCTGCGCCCCAATCCCAACGGCAAGATCCGCGCCGACCTGTATACCGGCGAGCCCAACGCCAATGACTACGTCAAGACGATGAAGTCGATCGGCTACGACTTCCGCCACGACTTTGGTGGCGGCACCGCGTTCAACCAGAACGTGCGGGTGGGGCAGAGCGAGATTGATCCGAACGTGGTGGTGGGCGCCTTCGGCCTGCTCGCGGATCAGCGTTCGCTCTATCGCTACCTGTGGTCGACCAGCGAAGAAGAAAAGAACATCGGCATCGACAACAACCTGCAGTGGAACTTCAGCAGTGGTCGCCTGACCCACAGCGTGTTGGCCGGCATCGATTTCCGCCGTTACGAGAACACCTACTTCACCAACTTCGATTTTGGTGGCGGCACCACGCTGGATGTGTTCAATCCGGTTTACGGCAGCCTGCCCAACCTGCGTCCGACCCTGCGTCCGCAGGACGGCACCACCCAGACCCAGCGCCTGGTGGGCCTGTACGCGCAGGATCAGATCAAGATCGACAAGTGGGTGGTCACCTTCGGCGCGCGCCAGGACTTCGTCGGCACCGACACGCGCAACGCCGCCGGCCGTCGCCACCAGAGCGATGAAGAGTTGTCCGGCCGCGTCGGCGTGAACTATCTGTTGGACAACGGCCTGGCGCCGTACATCGGTTATTCGCAGTCGTTCCAGCCCACCGTGGGTACCGACGCGCAGGGTCGCGCCTTCGTTCCCACCACCGGTGATCAGATCGAAGCAGGTCTGAAGTTCCAGCCCGCCAACGGCAAGGTGCTGGCGACCATCGCCGTGTACGAGTTGACCCAGCAGAACAATCCGGTGGTTGATCCCAACAACACGCTGTTCACCTTCCAGGTCGGCGAGACCAAAGTGCGCGGCGCCGAACTGGAAGGGCGCTGGAATGTCGGCCAGGGCCTGAGCGTGTATGGCGCCTATGCCTACCTCGATTCGGAAGTGACCGAGACGCTGGATCCGCAGGCGCTCGGCAAGCAGGTGCCGTTGCAGCCCAAGCATTCGGCCTCGCTGGGCGGCGATTACACGCTGACCACCGGTGCGCTGGCCGGCCTGGGCTTCGCTGCGGGCGTGCGCTACACCGGCGACCACTACGGTGATGCCTACAACCTGTGGCAGACGCCTTCCTACACCTTGTTCGACGCCTCGGTGCATTACGACTTCGGCAACTGGCGCCTGCAGGTGAATGCGCAGAATCTGGGTGACAAGGAGTACATCAGCGCCTGCAACAGCGCCGCCTGGTGCTATTACGGCTATCCGCGCACGGTGACCGCGACGGCGCGCTTCGCCTGGTAA
- a CDS encoding PepSY-associated TM helix domain-containing protein, which translates to MKIESTTLRTFTTVHTWVGLVAGFALFVAFYAGAITVFHHELMLWQAPHAASKPAGTLDDAQRLLDETLERHPASRQWVGMLFPGAESPQPVIYWPDEKAVWHYATLDNLQGSDKPPQAGLSELVNALHFSLGIPVAGTYLMGVVSLLYGVALLSGLLIHLPSLLKDLFALRPGRNLKRFWQDAHNVIGVLSLPMHLMFAITGAMLCLVMVAAVALNPLIYDGKVMEAIGPAMDTAPVIAPAGEPAPQGTLAFWQQRAQSAAQAQGISEFEPAYLKLLHAGDRNATVEITGESPRSLGPLGSVALNAGTGEILATQLPGHRDANHATLASAYALHFGEYANVWVRWLYFVLGVGGAFLFYSGNLLWIESRRKRRQVQQGRAQIGMAKATVGVCLGVCVAISLAFVAATLLEARALSQVGLNVDAGIQWVCFLSWTLCALWAVIRPVAKATRELLWAAALATAAVPIAHGAATGWWWWTSAMNGQWVLFGIDATALAMAFGFALLARASRRRALHGDPHSVWAEPARA; encoded by the coding sequence ATGAAGATTGAATCCACCACGCTGCGCACGTTCACCACCGTGCATACCTGGGTCGGCCTGGTGGCCGGGTTCGCCTTGTTTGTGGCGTTCTATGCCGGCGCCATCACCGTCTTCCACCACGAGTTGATGCTCTGGCAAGCGCCGCACGCAGCCAGCAAGCCGGCGGGCACGCTCGATGATGCGCAACGCCTGCTCGATGAAACCCTGGAGCGACATCCGGCCTCGCGGCAGTGGGTCGGCATGCTGTTCCCCGGCGCGGAATCACCGCAACCCGTGATCTACTGGCCTGACGAGAAGGCCGTCTGGCATTACGCCACCCTGGACAACCTGCAGGGTAGCGACAAGCCGCCGCAAGCCGGCCTGTCAGAGCTGGTCAATGCATTGCACTTCTCGTTGGGTATCCCGGTGGCCGGCACCTACCTGATGGGTGTCGTGAGCCTGTTGTACGGCGTGGCGTTGTTGTCAGGCTTGCTGATCCATTTGCCCAGCCTGCTCAAGGATCTGTTTGCACTGCGTCCGGGCCGCAACCTGAAGCGCTTCTGGCAGGACGCGCACAATGTCATCGGCGTACTGAGTCTGCCGATGCATCTGATGTTCGCCATTACCGGGGCGATGCTGTGCCTGGTGATGGTGGCGGCAGTGGCGCTCAATCCGCTGATCTACGACGGCAAGGTGATGGAGGCCATCGGCCCTGCCATGGATACCGCGCCCGTCATCGCGCCTGCTGGCGAACCTGCGCCCCAGGGCACGCTGGCCTTCTGGCAGCAACGCGCACAGTCCGCTGCGCAGGCACAGGGCATCAGCGAGTTCGAACCGGCCTACCTGAAACTGCTGCACGCCGGCGACCGCAATGCGACGGTGGAAATCACCGGCGAGTCACCGCGATCACTCGGTCCGCTGGGGTCGGTGGCCTTGAATGCCGGCACCGGCGAGATTCTCGCCACCCAGTTGCCGGGCCATCGTGATGCCAACCACGCCACGCTGGCATCGGCCTACGCGCTGCACTTCGGTGAGTACGCCAATGTGTGGGTGCGCTGGCTGTACTTCGTGCTGGGAGTGGGCGGCGCTTTCCTGTTCTATTCGGGCAACCTGCTGTGGATCGAGTCGCGTCGCAAGCGTCGCCAGGTGCAGCAGGGTCGCGCCCAGATCGGCATGGCCAAGGCGACGGTGGGCGTCTGCCTGGGCGTGTGCGTGGCGATCTCGTTGGCCTTCGTCGCCGCCACGCTGCTGGAAGCGCGGGCGCTCAGCCAGGTTGGTTTGAATGTGGACGCCGGCATCCAGTGGGTGTGCTTCCTGTCCTGGACGCTATGCGCGTTGTGGGCGGTGATTCGACCGGTTGCAAAAGCCACGCGCGAATTGCTCTGGGCGGCGGCGCTGGCCACGGCGGCTGTGCCGATTGCGCACGGTGCGGCCACCGGCTGGTGGTGGTGGACGAGTGCGATGAACGGGCAGTGGGTGCTATTCGGTATCGACGCCACCGCGTTGGCGATGGCTTTCGGCTTTGCCTTGCTGGCCAGGGCGAGCCGGCGGCGCGCGCTGCATGGCGATCCACACAGCGTCTGGGCCGAACCCGCGCGGGCCTGA
- a CDS encoding alpha-amylase family glycosyl hydrolase — MRQSSLLAVAVTLVLAGGATCKAHAGDWYGTTEPFARESVYFLLTDRFVNGDPGNDHRDQGGAQHSFDRPTPGAPAGQSDNVGYLGGDFKGVLDNARYIRDMGFTSVWVTPIVDNPDEAFTGGEPVAWNGAFTDRGKTGYHGYWGINFYKLDEHLPSAGLDFAGFTAGMKQQQLDVVLDIVANHGSPAYTMPAAQAQYGKLWDAQGKLVADHQNLPPAQLDPEHKPLHAFYNRNGGLAQLSDFNERNPQVLDYLVGAYEQWIDQGASAFRVDTIAWMPHDFWKAFADRIRAKRPGFFMFGENFNYDAASIAAHTWPRNGGYSLLDFPLKARLVEVFEKPDSDFGQLAPALYLEDGPYANPYELMTFYDNHDMARMKASDNGFIDAHNWLFTARGIPVIYYGSETGFMRGTAEHAGNRNYFGQERIAQAPRSPIFAPLQAIARLRRDSVALQRGLQLNVELKGNEAAFYRVYDHDGQRQTALVLLNKGDHPTRMRVSDYLESGIWRDAFTGKTQRVRRQMQADVPAHGVRVYFFDGELRRKDTLQRLQSLMQRKSPFNE, encoded by the coding sequence ATGAGACAGTCTTCGCTGCTCGCTGTCGCCGTCACGCTGGTGTTGGCCGGTGGCGCGACCTGCAAAGCCCACGCCGGCGACTGGTATGGCACCACCGAGCCTTTCGCGCGCGAGTCCGTCTACTTCCTGCTGACGGATCGCTTCGTCAATGGCGACCCCGGCAATGATCATCGCGATCAAGGTGGCGCGCAGCACAGCTTTGATCGCCCCACGCCCGGCGCGCCCGCCGGCCAGTCCGACAACGTCGGCTACCTCGGGGGCGACTTCAAAGGCGTGCTGGACAATGCCCGCTACATCCGCGATATGGGCTTCACTTCGGTCTGGGTCACGCCGATCGTCGACAATCCGGATGAGGCCTTCACCGGCGGCGAGCCCGTGGCCTGGAACGGCGCGTTCACCGACCGCGGCAAGACCGGTTACCACGGATACTGGGGCATCAACTTCTACAAGCTCGACGAGCACCTGCCCAGCGCGGGCCTGGACTTTGCCGGTTTCACCGCCGGCATGAAGCAGCAGCAGCTGGACGTGGTGCTGGACATCGTCGCCAACCACGGCTCACCCGCCTACACCATGCCGGCCGCGCAGGCGCAGTACGGCAAGCTGTGGGATGCACAGGGCAAGCTGGTGGCCGACCACCAGAATCTGCCGCCGGCCCAGCTGGATCCCGAGCACAAGCCGCTGCACGCCTTCTACAACCGCAACGGCGGCCTGGCCCAGCTGTCGGATTTCAACGAACGCAATCCGCAGGTGCTCGATTACCTGGTGGGCGCGTACGAGCAATGGATCGACCAGGGCGCCAGCGCGTTCCGCGTCGACACCATTGCCTGGATGCCGCACGATTTCTGGAAGGCCTTTGCCGATCGCATCCGCGCCAAGCGCCCGGGCTTCTTCATGTTCGGCGAGAACTTCAACTACGACGCCGCCAGCATTGCCGCGCACACCTGGCCGCGCAACGGCGGCTACAGCCTGCTCGATTTCCCGCTCAAGGCCAGGCTGGTCGAAGTGTTCGAGAAACCCGACAGCGACTTTGGCCAGCTGGCGCCTGCGCTGTATCTGGAGGATGGTCCGTACGCCAATCCGTACGAACTGATGACCTTCTACGACAATCACGACATGGCGCGGATGAAGGCCAGCGACAACGGCTTCATCGACGCGCACAACTGGTTGTTCACCGCGCGCGGCATTCCGGTGATCTACTACGGTTCGGAAACCGGCTTCATGCGCGGCACCGCCGAGCATGCCGGCAACCGCAATTACTTCGGCCAGGAACGCATCGCACAGGCGCCGCGCAGCCCCATCTTTGCGCCGTTGCAGGCGATCGCCCGGCTACGACGCGATTCGGTCGCGCTGCAACGCGGCCTGCAGCTCAATGTGGAACTCAAGGGCAACGAGGCGGCGTTCTACCGCGTCTACGATCACGATGGCCAGCGCCAGACCGCGCTGGTGCTGCTCAACAAGGGCGACCACCCCACCCGGATGCGCGTGAGCGATTACCTGGAGTCCGGGATCTGGCGCGATGCATTCACCGGCAAGACCCAGCGCGTGCGCCGGCAGATGCAGGCGGACGTGCCCGCGCACGGCGTGCGGGTGTACTTCTTCGATGGCGAGCTGCGCCGCAAGGACACGCTGCAACGTCTGCAATCGTTGATGCAGCGCAAGTCGCCTTTCAACGAGTGA